One window of the Zea mays cultivar B73 chromosome 3, Zm-B73-REFERENCE-NAM-5.0, whole genome shotgun sequence genome contains the following:
- the LOC100280148 gene encoding uncharacterized protein isoform X1, whose product MVRGSRPLGQTISKKFSDMRYSNISWPFLLLLCFVSMADAEYMKYKDPKQPINSRIRDLIGRMTLAEKIGQMTQIERQVASANVMKQYFIGSILSGGGSVPSPQASPAIWVNMVNEFQKGALSTRLGIPLIYGIDAVHGNNNVYNATLFPHNIGLGATRDPGLIKRIGEATALEVRATGIQYTFAPCIAVCRDPRWGRCYESYSEDHKVVQQMTDIILGLQGEIPVNHTKGVPYVAGKDKVAACAKHYVGDGGTHNGINENNTIIDEHGLLSIHMPPYYDSIIKGVATVMVSYSSLNGVKMHANHDLVTGYLKSKLHFRGFVISDWLGVDRITSPPGANYTYSVQAGINAGIDMVMVPYNYTDYINDLTSLVHKGVINISRIDDAVKRILRVKFTMGLFENPLADLSFAEQLGKKEHRELAREAVRKSLVLLKNGNSPDQQFLPLPKRARSILVAGSHASNLGYQCGGWSIQWMGDSGNITTVSCAGTTILDAIKSTVADSTSVVYSENPDDSFMKHNDFSFAIVVVGEPPYAETVGDSTDLTMLDPGPDTIRTVCAAVKCAVVIISGRPIVIEPYVPLVEALVAAWLPGTEGQGVADVLFGDYGFTGKLPHTWFKSVDQLPMNVGDLQYDPLYPFGFGLMINSSLPGFSGVDNLGYRKQRVLFAVLCSLLSLVLIS is encoded by the exons ATGGTTCGGGGATCAAGACCATTAGGCCAGACTATTTCAAAGAAATTTTCAGACATGAGATACTCCAATATTTCCTGGCCATTCCTTCTACTGCTATGTTTTGTTTCGATGGCAGATGCAGAGTACATGAAGTACAAGGATCCAAAGCAACCTATTAACTCTAGAATCAGGGATCTTATCGGTAGGATGACCCTTGCTGAAAAAATTGGCCAAATGACACAGATAGAACGCCAGGTTGCATCTGCAAATGTCATGAAACAGTACTTTATAG GAAGCATCTTAAGTGGTGGTGGAAGTGTTCCTTCTCCCCAGGCCAGTCCTGCAATTTGGGTGAACATGGTCAATGAATTTCAGAAAGGTGCCTTGTCAACGCGTCTAGGAATTCCATTGATTTATGGAATTGATGCTGTTCATGGTAATAACAATGTCTACAACGCCACTTTATTCCCTCATAACATTGGACTTGGAGCTACAAG GGATCCTGGCCTCATAAAAAGAATTGGTGAAGCAACTGCTCTTGAAGTGCGTGCGACAGGCATTCAATATACTTTTGCTCCATGTATTGCA GTTTGCAGAGATCCAAGATGGGGTCGGTGCTATGAGAGCTACAGTGAGGATCACAAGGTTGTGCAGCAGATGACAGATATTATCCTTGGTTTGCAGGGTGAGATCCCAGTCAATCATACCAAGGGAGTTCCATATGTAGCTGGGAA GGATAAGGTTGCTGCTTGTGCTAAACACTATGTTGGTGATGGTGGAACTCATAATGGAATCAATGAGAATAATACAATCATTGATGAGCATGGGCTGCTAAGCATTCACATGCCACCATATTATGACTCTATCATAAAGGGTGTTGCTACTGTTATGGTTTCTTATTCaagcttgaatggtgtaaaaatgCATGCCAATCATGACTTAGTCACTGGATACCTTAAATCCAAGCTGCATTTTAGA GGTTTCGTGATATCTGACTGGCTAGGAGTGGACCGTATCACCTCACCTCCTGGCGCAAACTATACTTATTCTGTGCAAGCTGGAATTAATGCTGGCATTGATATG GTGATGGTGCCATACAATTACACTGATTACATTAATGATCTCACTTCTCTCGTTCACAAGGGTGTCATCAATATAAGCAGAATTGATGATGCTGTGAAGCGGATCCTTCGAGTCAAATTTACAATGGGCCTGTTTGAGAACCCTTTAGCTGATCTTAGTTTTGCAGAGCAGCTTGGAAAGAAG GAGCATAGGGAACTGGCTAGAGAAGCTGTCAGGAAATCACTTGTTCTGTTAAAAAATGGGAACTCTCCCGATCAGCAATTCCTACCTCTCCCTAAGAGAGCTAGAAGTATCCTGGTAGCTGGAAGTCATGCTAGCAATTTGGGGTACCAGTGTGGTGGATGGTCAATCCAATGGATGGGGGACAGTGGTAATATCACAACTG TATCCTGTGCAGGGACAACAATTCTTGATGCGATAAAGTCTACCGTTGCTGACTCGACGTCTGTTGTCTACTCTGAGAACCCCGATGACAGTTTCATGAAGCACAATGACTTCTCATTCGCTATCGTCGTTGTTGGCGAGCCACCATACGCTGAAACAGTTGGCGATAGCACCGACCTCACTATGCTAGACCCTGGTCCAGACACGATCAGAACTGTGTGTGCTGCAGTTAAATGTGCAGTAGTCATCATTTCTGGTCGTCCCATTGTGATTGAGCCGTATGTTCCATTAGTGGAAGCGCTTGTTGCAGCTTGGCTTCCGGGAACCGAAGGTCAGGGTGTCGCAGATGTACTCTTTGGAGACTACGGTTTCACAGGCAAGCTCCCGCACACCTGGTTCAAGTCTGTCGACCAACTGCCCATGAATGTGGGAGACCTACAGTACGATCCACTCTACCCTTTCGGCTTCGGTTTGATGATAAATTCATCATTGCCAGG GTTCTCTGGTGTTGACAATCTGGGATATAGGAAGCAAAGAGTGCTATTTGCTGTGCTGTGTTCTCTACTGTCATTGGTTCTAATCAGTTAA
- the LOC100383324 gene encoding double-stranded RNA-binding protein 1 isoform X1, protein MYKSRLQELCQKRRWAPPLYEPTREGPAHAPLFRATVVVNGERFSSRDEGEKSLKEAYNLAAMAAFDNLIALPAAALAPAPAAPAPPSSETQLPYKSQLQIYAQKRGKLLPSYRPIHGGSLHAPLFKSEVTIDGQTFESPEYCHTMKEAETVAAKVALMSLPQEANPTQQLLSVDGNTLRAKLEVNKSHLAEPSTEVEAIYSSTEVDKLPLPGPSMDIEVMDSTLEVDKLPLPERSMDVKVVNSSLKVDKLHFAEPITEAEVIHSSLQVDEPLIPKPGMSSSLENTPAVNGHSAPISPTITPTLISVPTATMPVSNDRCGCYMSTNRIQVYPRHTDMVIPEGAAVLPISDNQWVAVSLPYSMEQRDFCCRNPDCHLGR, encoded by the exons ATGTACAAGTCACGGCTGCAGGAGCTGTGCCAGAAGCGGCGATGGGCGCCGCCGTTGTACGAGCCTACCCGAGAGGGTCCTGCCCACGCGCCCCTCTTCCGCGCCACTGTCGTCGTGAATGGCGAGAGGTTCAGTTCCCGGGATGAAGGGGAGAAGTCACTCAAGGAGGCGTACAACCTCGCGGCGATGGCCGCCTTCGACAACCTCATCGCGCTCCCGGCCGCGGCCCTTGCCCCTGCCCCGGCTGCTCCAGCGCCGCCCTCATCCG AGACCCAGCTTCCTTACAAGAGTCAGTTACAAATTTATGCTCAGAAGCGAGGCAAACTCCTGCCTTCATATCGTCCCATTCATGGAGGTTCTCTTCATGCACCTCTATTTAAGTCAGAAGTAACCATAGATGGTCAAACATTTGAGAGCCCAGAGTACTGTCACACAATGAAGGAAGCTGAAACAGTTGCTGCAAAAGTTGCTCTGATGTCCTTACCTCAAGAAGCAAACCCAACACAGCAATTACTG TCTGTTGATGGAAACACTCTACGTGCAAAGCTGGAAGTTAACAAATCACACCTTGCAGAGCCAAGCACAGAAGTTGAAGCAATATATTCATCTACAGAAGTTGACAAACTGCCACTTCCAGGGCCAAGCATGGATATCGAAGTAATGGACTCAACTCTTGAAGTTGACAAACTGCCCCTTCCAGAGCGAAGCATGGATGTTAAAGTTGTGAATTCGTCTCTGAAAGTTGACAAACTGCACTTTGCAGAGCCAATCACAGAAGCTGAAGTGATCCACTCATCTCTGCAAGTTGATGAACCGCTCATTCCAAAGCCAGGCATGAGCTCATCTCTAGAGAACACACCTGCTGTGAATGGCCACTCAGCCCCCATATCCCCAACCATTACTCCTACTCTAATAAGCGTGCCAACAGCAACCATGCCTGTCAGCAATGACAGATGCGGTTGCTACATGTCAACCAACAGAATCCAAGTCTACCCTCGCCACACTGATATGGTTATCCCGGAAGGCGCGGCCGTGCTTCCCATCAGCGATAATCAGTGGGTAGCTGTCAGCCTACCTTATTCCATGGAACAAAG GGATTTCTGTTGCCGTAATCCGGACTGCCACTTAGGAAGATAA
- the LOC100383324 gene encoding Double-stranded RNA-binding protein 1 isoform 1 (isoform 1 is encoded by transcript variant 1) produces MYKSRLQELCQKRRWAPPLYEPTREGPAHAPLFRATVVVNGERFSSRDEGEKSLKEAYNLAAMAAFDNLIALPAAALAPAPAAPAPPSSETQLPYKSQLQIYAQKRGKLLPSYRPIHGGSLHAPLFKSEVTIDGQTFESPEYCHTMKEAETVAAKVALMSLPQEANPTQQLLLPSVNYKNLLQELVQKEGFPLPIYNTASDVSNYSAAFVSTVEIHGVTFHGKPGNTKKQAEMNAAKSAFEHFKNINHDAGSSGSANPLPVAATKQSVDGNTLRAKLEVNKSHLAEPSTEVEAIYSSTEVDKLPLPGPSMDIEVMDSTLEVDKLPLPERSMDVKVVNSSLKVDKLHFAEPITEAEVIHSSLQVDEPLIPKPGMSSSLENTPAVNGHSAPISPTITPTLISVPTATMPVSNDRCGCYMSTNRIQVYPRHTDMVIPEGAAVLPISDNQWVAVSLPYSMEQR; encoded by the exons ATGTACAAGTCACGGCTGCAGGAGCTGTGCCAGAAGCGGCGATGGGCGCCGCCGTTGTACGAGCCTACCCGAGAGGGTCCTGCCCACGCGCCCCTCTTCCGCGCCACTGTCGTCGTGAATGGCGAGAGGTTCAGTTCCCGGGATGAAGGGGAGAAGTCACTCAAGGAGGCGTACAACCTCGCGGCGATGGCCGCCTTCGACAACCTCATCGCGCTCCCGGCCGCGGCCCTTGCCCCTGCCCCGGCTGCTCCAGCGCCGCCCTCATCCG AGACCCAGCTTCCTTACAAGAGTCAGTTACAAATTTATGCTCAGAAGCGAGGCAAACTCCTGCCTTCATATCGTCCCATTCATGGAGGTTCTCTTCATGCACCTCTATTTAAGTCAGAAGTAACCATAGATGGTCAAACATTTGAGAGCCCAGAGTACTGTCACACAATGAAGGAAGCTGAAACAGTTGCTGCAAAAGTTGCTCTGATGTCCTTACCTCAAGAAGCAAACCCAACACAGCAATTACTG CTTCCATCTGTAAACTATAAGAATCTTCTACAAGAACTAGTTCAGAAGGAAGGCTTTCCCTTGCCTATCTATAATACAGCCTCGGATGTCTCGAACTATTCTGCTGCCTTCGTATCAACTGTGGAAATCCATGGTGTAACTTTTCATGGAAAGCCAGGGAACACCAAAAAGCAAGCAGAGATGAATGCTGCAAAGTCTGCTTTTGAACATTTCAAAAACA TAAATCATGATGCTGGATCATCTGGCTCTGCTAACCCACTTCCTGTTGCCGCTACAAAACAGTCTGTTGATGGAAACACTCTACGTGCAAAGCTGGAAGTTAACAAATCACACCTTGCAGAGCCAAGCACAGAAGTTGAAGCAATATATTCATCTACAGAAGTTGACAAACTGCCACTTCCAGGGCCAAGCATGGATATCGAAGTAATGGACTCAACTCTTGAAGTTGACAAACTGCCCCTTCCAGAGCGAAGCATGGATGTTAAAGTTGTGAATTCGTCTCTGAAAGTTGACAAACTGCACTTTGCAGAGCCAATCACAGAAGCTGAAGTGATCCACTCATCTCTGCAAGTTGATGAACCGCTCATTCCAAAGCCAGGCATGAGCTCATCTCTAGAGAACACACCTGCTGTGAATGGCCACTCAGCCCCCATATCCCCAACCATTACTCCTACTCTAATAAGCGTGCCAACAGCAACCATGCCTGTCAGCAATGACAGATGCGGTTGCTACATGTCAACCAACAGAATCCAAGTCTACCCTCGCCACACTGATATGGTTATCCCGGAAGGCGCGGCCGTGCTTCCCATCAGCGATAATCAGTGGGTAGCTGTCAGCCTACCTTATTCCATGGAACAAAGGTGA
- the LOC100383324 gene encoding Double-stranded RNA-binding protein 1 isoform 2 (isoform 2 is encoded by transcript variant 2) — protein MYKSRLQELCQKRRWAPPLYEPTREGPAHAPLFRATVVVNGERFSSRDEGEKSLKEAYNLAAMAAFDNLIALPAAALAPAPAAPAPPSSETQLPYKSQLQIYAQKRGKLLPSYRPIHGGSLHAPLFKSEVTIDGQTFESPEYCHTMKEAETVAAKVALMSLPQEANPTQQLLLPSVNYKNLLQELVQKEGFPLPIYNTASDVSNYSAAFVSTVEIHGVTFHGKPGNTKKQAEMNAAKSAFEHFKNINHDAGSSGSANPLPVAATKQSVDGNTLRAKLEVNKSHLAEPSTEVEAIYSSTEVDKLPLPGPSMDIEVMDSTLEVDKLPLPERSMDVKVVNSSLKVDKLHFAEPITEAEVIHSSLQVDEPLIPKPGMSSSLENTPAVNGHSAPISPTITPTLISVPTATMPVSNDRCGCYMSTNRIQVYPRHTDMVIPEGAAVLPISDNQWVAVSLPYSMEQRDFCCRNPDCHLGR, from the exons ATGTACAAGTCACGGCTGCAGGAGCTGTGCCAGAAGCGGCGATGGGCGCCGCCGTTGTACGAGCCTACCCGAGAGGGTCCTGCCCACGCGCCCCTCTTCCGCGCCACTGTCGTCGTGAATGGCGAGAGGTTCAGTTCCCGGGATGAAGGGGAGAAGTCACTCAAGGAGGCGTACAACCTCGCGGCGATGGCCGCCTTCGACAACCTCATCGCGCTCCCGGCCGCGGCCCTTGCCCCTGCCCCGGCTGCTCCAGCGCCGCCCTCATCCG AGACCCAGCTTCCTTACAAGAGTCAGTTACAAATTTATGCTCAGAAGCGAGGCAAACTCCTGCCTTCATATCGTCCCATTCATGGAGGTTCTCTTCATGCACCTCTATTTAAGTCAGAAGTAACCATAGATGGTCAAACATTTGAGAGCCCAGAGTACTGTCACACAATGAAGGAAGCTGAAACAGTTGCTGCAAAAGTTGCTCTGATGTCCTTACCTCAAGAAGCAAACCCAACACAGCAATTACTG CTTCCATCTGTAAACTATAAGAATCTTCTACAAGAACTAGTTCAGAAGGAAGGCTTTCCCTTGCCTATCTATAATACAGCCTCGGATGTCTCGAACTATTCTGCTGCCTTCGTATCAACTGTGGAAATCCATGGTGTAACTTTTCATGGAAAGCCAGGGAACACCAAAAAGCAAGCAGAGATGAATGCTGCAAAGTCTGCTTTTGAACATTTCAAAAACA TAAATCATGATGCTGGATCATCTGGCTCTGCTAACCCACTTCCTGTTGCCGCTACAAAACAGTCTGTTGATGGAAACACTCTACGTGCAAAGCTGGAAGTTAACAAATCACACCTTGCAGAGCCAAGCACAGAAGTTGAAGCAATATATTCATCTACAGAAGTTGACAAACTGCCACTTCCAGGGCCAAGCATGGATATCGAAGTAATGGACTCAACTCTTGAAGTTGACAAACTGCCCCTTCCAGAGCGAAGCATGGATGTTAAAGTTGTGAATTCGTCTCTGAAAGTTGACAAACTGCACTTTGCAGAGCCAATCACAGAAGCTGAAGTGATCCACTCATCTCTGCAAGTTGATGAACCGCTCATTCCAAAGCCAGGCATGAGCTCATCTCTAGAGAACACACCTGCTGTGAATGGCCACTCAGCCCCCATATCCCCAACCATTACTCCTACTCTAATAAGCGTGCCAACAGCAACCATGCCTGTCAGCAATGACAGATGCGGTTGCTACATGTCAACCAACAGAATCCAAGTCTACCCTCGCCACACTGATATGGTTATCCCGGAAGGCGCGGCCGTGCTTCCCATCAGCGATAATCAGTGGGTAGCTGTCAGCCTACCTTATTCCATGGAACAAAG GGATTTCTGTTGCCGTAATCCGGACTGCCACTTAGGAAGATAA
- the LOC100280148 gene encoding uncharacterized protein LOC100280148, with protein sequence MVRGSRPLGQTISKKFSDMRYSNISWPFLLLLCFVSMADAEYMKYKDPKQPINSRIRDLIGRMTLAEKIGQMTQIERQVASANVMKQYFIGSILSGGGSVPSPQASPAIWVNMVNEFQKGALSTRLGIPLIYGIDAVHGNNNVYNATLFPHNIGLGATRDPGLIKRIGEATALEVRATGIQYTFAPCIAVCRDPRWGRCYESYSEDHKVVQQMTDIILGLQGEIPVNHTKGVPYVAGKDKVAACAKHYVGDGGTHNGINENNTIIDEHGLLSIHMPPYYDSIIKGVATVMVSYSSLNGVKMHANHDLVTGYLKSKLHFRGFVISDWLGVDRITSPPGANYTYSVQAGINAGIDMVMVPYNYTDYINDLTSLVHKGVINISRIDDAVKRILRVKFTMGLFENPLADLSFAEQLGKKEHRELAREAVRKSLVLLKNGNSPDQQFLPLPKRARSILVAGSHASNLGYQCGGWSIQWMGDSGNITTGTTILDAIKSTVADSTSVVYSENPDDSFMKHNDFSFAIVVVGEPPYAETVGDSTDLTMLDPGPDTIRTVCAAVKCAVVIISGRPIVIEPYVPLVEALVAAWLPGTEGQGVADVLFGDYGFTGKLPHTWFKSVDQLPMNVGDLQYDPLYPFGFGLMINSSLPGFSGVDNLGYRKQRVLFAVLCSLLSLVLIS encoded by the exons ATGGTTCGGGGATCAAGACCATTAGGCCAGACTATTTCAAAGAAATTTTCAGACATGAGATACTCCAATATTTCCTGGCCATTCCTTCTACTGCTATGTTTTGTTTCGATGGCAGATGCAGAGTACATGAAGTACAAGGATCCAAAGCAACCTATTAACTCTAGAATCAGGGATCTTATCGGTAGGATGACCCTTGCTGAAAAAATTGGCCAAATGACACAGATAGAACGCCAGGTTGCATCTGCAAATGTCATGAAACAGTACTTTATAG GAAGCATCTTAAGTGGTGGTGGAAGTGTTCCTTCTCCCCAGGCCAGTCCTGCAATTTGGGTGAACATGGTCAATGAATTTCAGAAAGGTGCCTTGTCAACGCGTCTAGGAATTCCATTGATTTATGGAATTGATGCTGTTCATGGTAATAACAATGTCTACAACGCCACTTTATTCCCTCATAACATTGGACTTGGAGCTACAAG GGATCCTGGCCTCATAAAAAGAATTGGTGAAGCAACTGCTCTTGAAGTGCGTGCGACAGGCATTCAATATACTTTTGCTCCATGTATTGCA GTTTGCAGAGATCCAAGATGGGGTCGGTGCTATGAGAGCTACAGTGAGGATCACAAGGTTGTGCAGCAGATGACAGATATTATCCTTGGTTTGCAGGGTGAGATCCCAGTCAATCATACCAAGGGAGTTCCATATGTAGCTGGGAA GGATAAGGTTGCTGCTTGTGCTAAACACTATGTTGGTGATGGTGGAACTCATAATGGAATCAATGAGAATAATACAATCATTGATGAGCATGGGCTGCTAAGCATTCACATGCCACCATATTATGACTCTATCATAAAGGGTGTTGCTACTGTTATGGTTTCTTATTCaagcttgaatggtgtaaaaatgCATGCCAATCATGACTTAGTCACTGGATACCTTAAATCCAAGCTGCATTTTAGA GGTTTCGTGATATCTGACTGGCTAGGAGTGGACCGTATCACCTCACCTCCTGGCGCAAACTATACTTATTCTGTGCAAGCTGGAATTAATGCTGGCATTGATATG GTGATGGTGCCATACAATTACACTGATTACATTAATGATCTCACTTCTCTCGTTCACAAGGGTGTCATCAATATAAGCAGAATTGATGATGCTGTGAAGCGGATCCTTCGAGTCAAATTTACAATGGGCCTGTTTGAGAACCCTTTAGCTGATCTTAGTTTTGCAGAGCAGCTTGGAAAGAAG GAGCATAGGGAACTGGCTAGAGAAGCTGTCAGGAAATCACTTGTTCTGTTAAAAAATGGGAACTCTCCCGATCAGCAATTCCTACCTCTCCCTAAGAGAGCTAGAAGTATCCTGGTAGCTGGAAGTCATGCTAGCAATTTGGGGTACCAGTGTGGTGGATGGTCAATCCAATGGATGGGGGACAGTGGTAATATCACAACTG GGACAACAATTCTTGATGCGATAAAGTCTACCGTTGCTGACTCGACGTCTGTTGTCTACTCTGAGAACCCCGATGACAGTTTCATGAAGCACAATGACTTCTCATTCGCTATCGTCGTTGTTGGCGAGCCACCATACGCTGAAACAGTTGGCGATAGCACCGACCTCACTATGCTAGACCCTGGTCCAGACACGATCAGAACTGTGTGTGCTGCAGTTAAATGTGCAGTAGTCATCATTTCTGGTCGTCCCATTGTGATTGAGCCGTATGTTCCATTAGTGGAAGCGCTTGTTGCAGCTTGGCTTCCGGGAACCGAAGGTCAGGGTGTCGCAGATGTACTCTTTGGAGACTACGGTTTCACAGGCAAGCTCCCGCACACCTGGTTCAAGTCTGTCGACCAACTGCCCATGAATGTGGGAGACCTACAGTACGATCCACTCTACCCTTTCGGCTTCGGTTTGATGATAAATTCATCATTGCCAGG GTTCTCTGGTGTTGACAATCTGGGATATAGGAAGCAAAGAGTGCTATTTGCTGTGCTGTGTTCTCTACTGTCATTGGTTCTAATCAGTTAA